The following proteins are co-located in the Micromonospora coriariae genome:
- a CDS encoding citrate synthase 2 has translation MADFKPGLEGVVAFETEIAEPDREGGALRYRGVDIEDLIGQVSFGNVWALLVDGRFGPGLPPAEPFPVPVHSGDIRVDVQSAVAMLAPYWGLSQLLDISDEQAREDLARVSVTALSFVAQSARGLGLPAVPQKEIDKAQTIVERFMKRWRGEPDPRHVKAVDAYFISAAEHGLNASTFTARIVASTGADAAACISSGIGALSGPLHGGAPSRVLSMLEAVERSGDAEGYVKGVLDRGERLMGFGHRVYRAEDPRARVLRRTAKELGAPRFEIAEALEKAALAELQARRPDRVLATNVEFWSAVVLDFAEVPAHMFTSMFTCARMGGWSAHILEQKRLQRLVRPSARYIGPASRKPSDVEGWSAIPHGV, from the coding sequence ATGGCCGATTTCAAACCCGGGCTGGAGGGCGTAGTCGCCTTCGAGACCGAGATCGCCGAACCAGACCGTGAGGGTGGCGCGCTGCGCTATCGCGGGGTCGACATCGAGGATCTGATCGGCCAGGTCTCGTTCGGCAACGTGTGGGCGCTGCTGGTCGACGGCCGGTTCGGGCCGGGCCTGCCGCCGGCGGAGCCGTTCCCGGTGCCGGTGCACTCCGGCGACATCCGCGTCGACGTGCAGTCCGCGGTCGCCATGCTGGCCCCGTACTGGGGGCTGAGCCAGCTGCTGGACATCTCCGACGAGCAGGCCCGCGAGGACCTCGCCCGGGTCTCGGTGACCGCGCTCTCCTTCGTCGCCCAGTCCGCCCGGGGCCTCGGCCTGCCGGCGGTGCCGCAGAAGGAGATCGACAAGGCGCAGACCATCGTCGAGCGGTTCATGAAGCGCTGGCGGGGCGAGCCCGACCCGCGGCACGTCAAGGCCGTCGACGCGTACTTCATCTCGGCCGCCGAGCACGGCCTGAACGCCTCCACCTTCACCGCCCGCATCGTCGCCTCCACCGGGGCGGACGCGGCGGCCTGCATCTCCTCCGGCATCGGCGCCCTCTCCGGCCCGCTGCACGGCGGCGCCCCGTCCCGGGTGCTCAGCATGCTGGAGGCGGTGGAGCGCAGCGGGGACGCCGAGGGCTACGTCAAGGGCGTGCTGGACCGCGGCGAGCGGCTGATGGGCTTCGGCCACCGGGTCTACCGCGCGGAGGACCCCCGCGCCCGAGTGCTCCGGCGTACCGCCAAGGAGTTGGGCGCCCCGCGCTTCGAGATCGCCGAGGCACTGGAGAAGGCGGCGCTGGCCGAGCTGCAGGCCCGCCGCCCGGACCGGGTGCTGGCGACCAACGTCGAGTTCTGGTCGGCCGTGGTGCTGGACTTCGCCGAGGTGCCGGCGCACATGTTCACCTCGATGTTCACCTGCGCCCGGATGGGCGGCTGGAGCGCGCACATCCTGGAGCAGAAGCGCCTGCAGCGGCTGGTCCGCCCGTCTGCCCGCTACATCGGCCCGGCCAGCCGCAAGCCCAGCGACGTCGAAGGCTGGAGCGCCATCCCCCACGGCGTCTGA
- a CDS encoding MFS transporter — protein sequence MTGVQEARPRGARRWAIDLRPLRVPAYRRVWFGNSVAMFGFQFTAVAVPVEMFGLTKGSFWVGLLGVAGFLPLLVFGLWGGAVADARDRRRVLLGGGVLLWASTVALLAHALLGLGSPLLLLLLVALQSTAFAITSPTRSAILPRLVPDELVPAASTLNFTTFTATSVFGPLAAGLIFAIWRTDVGLPIAYAVDAVLFGASFWATWRLPAMPPEPDPAAENGPRRAGLSSVIDGFRYLATTPVLLLSFGVDLIAMILAMPRALFPEIATERFGNPAAVGWLYSAIAIGSMIGGLTSGWIGRLRRQGLGLVLAVVGWGVAIAAAGLARQLWLMIALLAVAGAADLVSSVLRQSMLLIYAPDRMRGRLQGVNTVVVAGGPRLGDLRAGTMAAGFGGGVAWVAGGLASAVLVVVLAAAFPALLRYRAAASSGDRT from the coding sequence GTGACCGGTGTGCAGGAGGCCCGGCCGCGTGGTGCGCGCCGCTGGGCGATCGATCTGCGTCCGCTTCGCGTGCCGGCGTACCGGCGGGTGTGGTTCGGCAACAGCGTGGCGATGTTCGGCTTCCAGTTCACAGCGGTGGCCGTGCCGGTGGAGATGTTCGGGCTGACCAAGGGATCGTTCTGGGTAGGCCTGCTCGGTGTTGCGGGTTTCCTGCCGCTGCTGGTGTTCGGCCTGTGGGGCGGTGCGGTCGCCGACGCCCGGGACCGGCGCCGGGTGCTGCTCGGCGGCGGGGTGCTGCTCTGGGCATCGACGGTGGCGCTGCTGGCGCACGCTCTGCTCGGGCTGGGCAGCCCGCTGCTCCTACTGCTGCTCGTGGCGTTGCAGTCGACCGCCTTCGCGATCACCTCGCCGACCCGGAGCGCGATCCTGCCCCGGTTGGTCCCGGACGAGCTGGTACCGGCCGCGAGCACGTTGAACTTCACCACCTTCACGGCCACCTCGGTCTTCGGACCGCTCGCCGCCGGGCTGATCTTCGCCATCTGGCGGACCGATGTGGGACTGCCGATCGCGTACGCGGTGGACGCGGTGCTCTTCGGCGCCTCGTTCTGGGCGACGTGGCGGTTGCCGGCGATGCCACCCGAACCGGACCCGGCGGCCGAGAACGGTCCGCGTCGGGCCGGCCTGAGCAGCGTCATCGACGGGTTCCGGTACCTGGCCACCACGCCGGTGCTGTTGCTCTCGTTCGGGGTGGACCTGATCGCGATGATCCTGGCCATGCCCCGCGCGCTCTTCCCGGAGATCGCCACCGAGCGGTTCGGCAATCCCGCCGCGGTCGGCTGGCTCTACAGCGCCATCGCGATCGGCTCGATGATCGGCGGGCTCACCTCCGGCTGGATCGGCCGGCTTCGCCGGCAGGGGCTAGGTCTGGTGCTGGCCGTGGTCGGCTGGGGGGTGGCGATCGCGGCGGCCGGCCTGGCCCGTCAGCTCTGGCTGATGATCGCCCTGCTGGCCGTGGCCGGCGCCGCCGACCTGGTCAGCTCGGTGCTGCGCCAGTCGATGCTGCTGATCTACGCACCGGATCGGATGCGCGGCCGGTTGCAGGGGGTGAACACGGTGGTGGTGGCCGGCGGCCCGCGACTGGGCGACCTGCGGGCCGGCACGATGGCCGCCGGGTTCGGCGGTGGGGTGGCCTGGGTGGCCGGCGGGTTGGCCTCGGCGGTGCTCGTGGTCGTGCTGGCGGCAGCCTTCCCGGCGCTGCTGCGGTACCGGGCGGCGGCGTCGAGCGGCGACCGGACGTGA
- the serC gene encoding phosphoserine transaminase, which yields MADAPLIRIPDEIKPADGRFGCGPSKVRPAAVSALAEVATSYLGTSHRQKTVRDQVARLRSGIAEFFSLPEGYEVVIGNGGTTAFWEVATFGLIRDRAQFASFGEFGAKFAKSVKDAPFLGEPTIRKADAGSAPTLVAEAGVDAYATPQNETSTGVAVPISRVAGADEGALLLVDATSGAGGLEVNVGETDVYYFAPQKCFGSDGGLWLALMSPAALDRAAEIKASGRYVPAFLDLVTAIDNSRLEQTYNTPALATIFLAAEQTDWMNAQGGLAWAAKRTAESAATVYGWAERSTVATPFVSDPALRSNVVATIDLVDEIDATAVAKALRANGIVDTEPYRKLGRNQLRVALFPAIEPADVEALTASIDYVVERL from the coding sequence GTGGCTGACGCACCGCTCATCCGGATTCCCGACGAGATCAAGCCCGCCGACGGACGCTTCGGCTGCGGCCCGTCCAAGGTCCGTCCGGCGGCCGTGTCCGCCCTCGCCGAGGTGGCCACCAGCTACCTGGGCACCTCGCACCGGCAGAAGACGGTCCGCGACCAGGTCGCCCGGCTGCGCTCCGGCATCGCCGAGTTCTTCTCGCTGCCCGAGGGGTACGAGGTGGTGATCGGCAACGGGGGCACCACCGCGTTCTGGGAGGTCGCCACCTTCGGCCTCATCCGGGACCGGGCACAGTTCGCCAGCTTCGGCGAGTTCGGCGCCAAGTTCGCCAAGTCGGTCAAGGACGCCCCGTTCCTGGGCGAGCCGACCATCCGCAAGGCCGACGCGGGCAGCGCGCCGACCCTGGTCGCCGAGGCCGGCGTGGACGCGTACGCGACCCCGCAGAACGAGACCTCGACCGGCGTGGCCGTGCCGATCAGCCGGGTGGCCGGGGCGGACGAGGGCGCGCTCCTGCTGGTCGACGCCACGTCCGGCGCCGGTGGCCTGGAGGTCAACGTCGGCGAGACCGACGTCTACTACTTCGCGCCGCAGAAGTGCTTCGGCTCCGACGGCGGTCTCTGGCTGGCCCTGATGTCACCGGCAGCGCTGGACCGGGCCGCCGAGATCAAGGCCTCCGGACGGTACGTTCCGGCCTTCCTCGACCTGGTCACCGCGATCGACAACTCGCGGCTGGAGCAGACCTACAACACCCCGGCGTTGGCCACCATCTTCCTGGCCGCCGAGCAGACCGACTGGATGAACGCGCAGGGCGGGCTGGCCTGGGCCGCGAAGCGCACCGCGGAGAGCGCCGCGACGGTGTACGGCTGGGCGGAACGGTCCACCGTGGCCACACCGTTCGTCAGCGACCCGGCGCTGCGGTCCAACGTGGTCGCCACCATCGACCTCGTCGACGAGATCGACGCCACCGCCGTCGCCAAGGCGCTGCGCGCCAACGGCATCGTGGACACCGAGCCGTACCGCAAGCTCGGTCGCAACCAACTGCGGGTGGCGCTGTTCCCGGCCATCGAGCCGGCCGACGTCGAGGCGTTGACCGCGTCCATCGACTACGTGGTCGAGCGCCTCTGA
- the pdxH gene encoding pyridoxamine 5'-phosphate oxidase — protein MRNEYAADLGLTEADLAADWHTQFDSWFADAVAFGLPEPNAMVVGTADATGRPSGRTVLLKGYDPDGFVFFTNHLSRKGVEASANPYASLVFPWFPMQRQVVVTGRVAPVDSAVAEAYFASRPRGSQLGAWASPQSQVVPDRAALEESYRAAAERFDGEPVIPTPPHWGGLRVRPDTVEFWQGRAGRLHDRLRFRLLDEGVWTVERLAP, from the coding sequence ATGCGTAACGAGTACGCCGCGGACCTGGGCCTGACCGAGGCTGACCTGGCCGCCGACTGGCACACCCAGTTCGACAGCTGGTTCGCCGACGCGGTGGCCTTCGGGCTACCCGAACCCAACGCGATGGTGGTGGGCACCGCCGACGCCACCGGCCGGCCGAGCGGGCGGACCGTCCTGCTGAAGGGGTACGACCCGGACGGCTTCGTCTTCTTCACCAACCACCTGTCGCGCAAGGGTGTCGAGGCGTCGGCGAACCCGTACGCCAGCCTGGTCTTCCCGTGGTTCCCGATGCAGCGTCAGGTGGTGGTCACCGGCCGCGTCGCCCCGGTCGACAGTGCGGTGGCCGAGGCGTACTTCGCCAGCCGCCCGCGCGGCTCCCAGCTGGGCGCCTGGGCCAGCCCCCAGTCCCAGGTGGTGCCGGATCGGGCGGCGCTGGAGGAGAGCTACCGGGCGGCTGCCGAGCGGTTCGACGGCGAGCCGGTGATCCCGACCCCGCCGCACTGGGGTGGGCTGCGGGTCCGGCCCGACACTGTGGAGTTCTGGCAGGGCCGGGCCGGTCGGTTGCATGACCGGTTGCGTTTCCGCCTGCTCGACGAGGGCGTCTGGACCGTCGAGCGGTTGGCACCGTGA
- the sepH gene encoding septation protein SepH, which translates to MRPVRFVALSEDGHALVLADEVGRLLALPIDDRIAGALHAEPGAPPLPVAPTAADPVPSLSPRDIQARIRSGESAEDVARIAGVPVDRVLRYAGPVLQERAMLAQHARRTRLKGAEKPTPLAEVVNGRLSQHGIDTEKISWDAYRRDDGTWRIIATWPSGKATAQAIWDLDKTRQAVTPHDDMAQYLCAERPTPILGQEPAPERGGHALPGPSRGEPSRGGHGLPAASEHPRPGRDPIRAGRDALLASLDRPLGASSGRGLEPRTPAALAGSDAPRQRPVGGGAAALLGGGQGSAFDDDSDAPKEVPAVPSLAVLRPRRTGAAAAAGGESTDANGKPRKRLPSWDDVLFGSGPAARESS; encoded by the coding sequence ATGCGCCCAGTACGCTTCGTCGCCCTCTCCGAGGACGGCCATGCTCTGGTTCTCGCCGACGAGGTCGGGCGGCTGCTCGCCCTGCCGATCGACGACCGGATCGCCGGCGCACTGCACGCCGAGCCGGGTGCTCCGCCGCTCCCGGTGGCGCCGACCGCCGCCGACCCGGTTCCCTCACTGTCCCCCCGGGACATTCAGGCCCGCATTCGCTCCGGCGAGTCCGCCGAGGACGTCGCCCGGATCGCCGGGGTGCCGGTCGACCGGGTCCTGCGCTACGCCGGCCCGGTGCTCCAGGAGCGGGCGATGCTCGCCCAGCACGCCCGCCGCACCCGGCTCAAGGGTGCGGAGAAGCCCACCCCGCTGGCCGAGGTGGTCAACGGCCGGTTGAGCCAGCACGGCATCGACACCGAGAAGATCTCCTGGGACGCGTACCGCCGCGACGACGGCACCTGGCGGATCATCGCCACCTGGCCGTCCGGCAAGGCCACCGCGCAGGCGATCTGGGATCTCGACAAGACCCGGCAGGCGGTCACTCCGCACGACGACATGGCGCAGTACCTGTGCGCCGAGCGGCCCACGCCGATCCTCGGCCAGGAGCCGGCGCCGGAGCGGGGCGGGCACGCCCTGCCCGGTCCGTCGCGCGGCGAGCCGAGTCGCGGTGGGCACGGCTTGCCGGCGGCTTCCGAGCACCCGCGTCCGGGCCGGGACCCGATCCGGGCCGGGCGGGACGCACTGCTCGCCTCGCTGGACCGCCCGCTCGGCGCCTCGTCGGGCCGCGGCCTGGAGCCGCGTACCCCGGCTGCCCTCGCCGGGTCGGACGCGCCCCGGCAGCGGCCGGTCGGTGGTGGCGCCGCGGCGCTGCTCGGCGGCGGCCAGGGGTCGGCCTTCGACGACGACTCGGACGCGCCCAAGGAGGTGCCGGCCGTGCCGTCGCTGGCGGTGCTGCGGCCCCGCCGGACGGGCGCCGCGGCGGCTGCCGGCGGCGAGTCCACCGATGCCAACGGCAAGCCGCGCAAGCGGCTGCCGAGCTGGGACGACGTGCTCTTCGGCAGCGGTCCGGCCGCGCGCGAGTCCTCCTGA
- the thpR gene encoding RNA 2',3'-cyclic phosphodiesterase, which produces MRLFVAVYPPIEAVTHLGAQVAGLRVGAAAAAGTNVRLADPAHLHLTLAFLGDVETSRLVEVESALGLAAEWFRDGRDASPRLSLGGGGRFGQGRFTVLWVDLQGDVEALHVLARLIRSRLRHARLPHDDKPFRPHLTVARPGDRVDVADVDADRATLDDYQGPQWAATELLLVRSHLGPVPRYDRLAAWPL; this is translated from the coding sequence TTGCGGCTATTCGTTGCGGTCTATCCGCCCATCGAAGCCGTCACCCACCTCGGCGCGCAGGTCGCCGGACTGCGGGTCGGGGCGGCAGCGGCGGCCGGCACCAATGTCCGGCTCGCCGACCCGGCCCACCTGCACCTCACCCTGGCCTTCCTCGGTGACGTCGAGACGTCCCGGCTGGTCGAGGTGGAGAGCGCGCTCGGGCTGGCCGCCGAGTGGTTCCGGGACGGCCGGGACGCCTCGCCCCGGCTGAGCCTCGGCGGGGGTGGCCGGTTCGGTCAGGGGCGGTTCACCGTGCTGTGGGTGGATCTCCAGGGTGACGTCGAGGCGCTGCACGTACTGGCGCGACTGATCCGGTCCCGGCTGCGGCACGCGCGGCTGCCGCACGACGACAAGCCGTTCCGCCCGCACCTGACCGTCGCTCGGCCCGGCGACCGGGTGGACGTGGCTGACGTTGACGCCGACCGGGCCACCCTGGACGACTACCAGGGCCCGCAGTGGGCGGCGACCGAGCTGCTGCTGGTCCGCAGCCACCTCGGCCCCGTGCCGCGCTACGACCGCCTCGCCGCCTGGCCGCTCTGA